The genomic segment ATAAGAGGAAACGTAAGGAAAATCTGGCAGCAGGGAGAAAGCGAGGACGATGATAAGACCGGCGGACATTGGATCTATTCCTTCGATGACCTCATCATCCCCGTAACCAACGAGGCAGGAGAAGAAGTCATCATACTCGCCGTACCTTTCCTAAGAAGCGATGTGGTGCAGAACGCCAGTTACTCGCAGGGAGTCAACGACTTTCTGAGAGAACTGACGGCTGAGGCTCGAAAGAAATACCCGGGCAGGAAATGCATCATGATGGCACACATGTACGCCAAGGGTTCGGATATCGCCAAAAAGGATGCGAGCGAGAAAATCATCATCGGCGGACAGGAGGAAGTGGACCTGGAAGGATGGAACGACCATCCCGACTATATGACTTGCGGACACATCCACAAACGGCAACATATCTGGAACACCGACTGGGCAAGATATACGGGAAGTATCCTCCCGATGTCGTTTGCCGAGAAAGACTACACTCACGGCATCGACCTCATCACCATAGAACACGGAGAAGAGGAGGAAGGAAAGGAAACCGGCAAGAGTAAGGAATGGAAAGTAGATTTCCTGGAATACAAGCCTCAGCACGCCCTCCGCATCCTGCCCGAAGATGAGGAAGAACTGACCTTCAAGAAATGGCAGAAGCTCATCAATTCAGAACTCTCGGAGAGAACTGACGGCGAACTGAGCGACCATTTCGACTACGTGATGCTGAAAGTGAAACAGGAGAAACTGACCAGCGATGACATCAAGGAACTGGAGAAACTCGTCAACGAAAAGGATGCCGTGCTCTGCAAAATCCAGCGCATCATCCCGCAACTGGACCTCTCCACCATCCAGGGTTCCCAGCACATCACCAGCATAGAAGACATCATCAACCGTCCTCCGCTCGACACGCTGAAAGAAGCCTTCGCCATCAGACACAACGCCCCGATGAACGAAAGACAGGAGAAAATGTTATCCGATTTATTAACGACATCATCATTATGAAATTCCTACAACTCGAAATACTCAACCTCGCTTCGCTTGACAAACAGGGAGGCGAGGTCATCAACTTTGAAGAAGGTGCCTTAGGCGAGAGCACCATCTTCAGCATCGTAGGTCCGACGGGAAGTGGCAAGTCTACCCTACTCGACGCCATCTGTCTGGCTCTCTACAACCGCGCCCCTCGCTATCCCAGAAAGAAAGGAGACAAGAACCAGAACATCGAGATTTTCGGAGCTGCCGATGCCAGCGAAAGTAACCGTCTGGCTCCTACCGACAGCCGAAACATCCTGACACGTGGCAAGAAGGAAGGCTACAGCAAACTCACCTTCCTTGCCAACAACGGCAGCATCTACCGCGCAGAATGGCACGTCAGATTCCAGAGAGTGCGCTACGAGAACGCCAAGACTGCGCTTTATAAAATCACGAGAAACAGCGAAGAGATAACGGAGGAAACTGCCGACTGGAACGAGCTGCCGAACATCATCGGACTCGACTACGACCAGTTTCTCCGTACCGTACTCATCGCCCAAGGCTCGTTTGCCAACTTCCTGACGGCGAAGGAAAACGAGCGGTACGAACTCCTGGAAAAACTCATCGGATG from the Segatella copri genome contains:
- a CDS encoding exonuclease SbcCD subunit D; this translates as MKILATSDWHLGNLFHGNDRLPEHKHFLKWLLEQIAEQKPDALLIAGDIFDNGNPSAAAQTVYYEFLADATQLCPNMQVIITAGNHDSASRLEAPRPLLTRYHVEIRGNVRKIWQQGESEDDDKTGGHWIYSFDDLIIPVTNEAGEEVIILAVPFLRSDVVQNASYSQGVNDFLRELTAEARKKYPGRKCIMMAHMYAKGSDIAKKDASEKIIIGGQEEVDLEGWNDHPDYMTCGHIHKRQHIWNTDWARYTGSILPMSFAEKDYTHGIDLITIEHGEEEEGKETGKSKEWKVDFLEYKPQHALRILPEDEEELTFKKWQKLINSELSERTDGELSDHFDYVMLKVKQEKLTSDDIKELEKLVNEKDAVLCKIQRIIPQLDLSTIQGSQHITSIEDIINRPPLDTLKEAFAIRHNAPMNERQEKMLSDLLTTSSL